From the Streptomyces sp. Tu 2975 genome, one window contains:
- a CDS encoding helix-turn-helix domain-containing protein, which produces MRGTTVSPGATPCRAPQEGVLPVHRLEVPMPNAMPFAIGTFDTIGPMSRADFPHRHTFYEIVHVTAGTGAHVVDLARWELRPPHLGVIAPGQVHHWEGAAGREGSVVLFTEDFLLDHPGDRELLRRLGEQPWRDLDEATHDRTARLVADLDDEYRTGADGFATVLRALLHILVVRAARLPEPAAARPLTRPGAVAEEFVALIARNDPGLWSVHACAERIGVSGGYLTEAVKAATGSTPGRLVREAKVHEAKRLLARTRLTVRQVAGRVGFTDPAYFCRFFKRETGVSPGDFRRGRDVGGGNHHDHRLPSIVRPQPPA; this is translated from the coding sequence ATGCGCGGTACGACGGTGTCACCCGGGGCGACGCCCTGCCGGGCCCCACAAGAGGGCGTGCTGCCCGTGCACCGCCTCGAGGTGCCGATGCCCAACGCCATGCCGTTCGCCATCGGCACCTTCGACACCATCGGCCCGATGTCCCGGGCAGACTTCCCGCACCGCCACACCTTCTACGAGATCGTCCATGTCACCGCCGGGACCGGGGCCCATGTGGTCGACCTCGCCCGCTGGGAACTGCGGCCGCCCCACCTCGGCGTCATCGCACCGGGCCAGGTGCACCACTGGGAGGGGGCGGCCGGGCGGGAGGGCTCCGTCGTACTGTTCACGGAGGACTTCCTGCTCGACCATCCCGGTGACCGGGAACTGCTGCGGCGCCTGGGGGAGCAGCCCTGGCGGGACCTGGATGAGGCGACCCACGATCGGACCGCCCGGCTCGTCGCCGACCTCGACGACGAGTACCGCACCGGAGCCGACGGATTCGCGACCGTGCTGCGGGCCCTGCTGCACATCCTCGTCGTCCGGGCCGCGCGTCTTCCCGAGCCGGCGGCCGCGCGGCCCCTCACCCGGCCCGGCGCGGTGGCGGAGGAGTTCGTCGCGCTGATCGCCCGCAACGACCCCGGCCTGTGGTCGGTGCATGCGTGTGCCGAGCGCATCGGGGTGAGCGGCGGGTATCTCACGGAGGCGGTCAAGGCGGCCACCGGCAGCACCCCCGGCCGGCTGGTCCGTGAGGCCAAGGTCCACGAGGCGAAACGGCTGCTGGCCAGGACCCGTCTCACGGTGCGGCAGGTGGCCGGCCGCGTCGGCTTCACCGATCCGGCGTACTTCTGCCGCTTCTTCAAGAGGGAGACAGGGGTGAGCCCCGGTGACTTCCGGCGCGGCAGGGACGTCGGAGGAGGTAATCACCACGACCACCGGCTCCCGTCCATCGTCCGGCCGCAGCCGCCTGCGTAG
- the nuoL gene encoding NADH-quinone oxidoreductase subunit L yields MENLIALLVAAPLLGAAVLLCGGRRLDRTGHWLGTLLAAASFVVGAVLFVDMLGKGGEERALHQKLFSWVPVEGFQADIAFQLDQLSMTFVLLITGVGTLIHIYSIGYMEHDERRRRFFGYLNLFLAAMLLLVLADNYLLLYMGWEGVGLASYLLIGFWQHKPSAATAAKKAFLVNRVGDMGLSIAIMLMFTTFGTFAFGPVLGATGETSEGMLTAIGLMLLLAACGKSAQVPLQSWLGDAMEGPTPVSALIHAATMVTAGVYLIVRSGAIFNAAPDAQLAVVIVGAVTLLFGAIVGCAKDDIKKALAGSTMSQIGYMVLAAGLGPIGYAFAIMHLVTHGFFKAGLFLGAGSVMHGMNDEVDMRRYGGLRKYMPITFVTFGLGYLAIIGFPGLSGFWSKDKIIEAAFAYDDGIRGWIFGGVALLGAGITAFYMTRVMIMTFFGEKRWQPAPDPEKDASVEPGVEVTPGEMPHPHESPKSMTIPMIVLAFGSVFAGAFFSIGDRFANWLAPVTEFEHPHPVISVPAITTATMVVLLAGALIAYLMYGRRPVPVTAPRGSLLTRAARRDLLQDDFNHVVLVRGGEHLTRSLVYVDHSLVDGVVNGTAASFGGLSGRLRKLQNGYARSYAVSMFGGTAILIAATLLMRAV; encoded by the coding sequence GTGGAGAACCTGATTGCGCTGCTCGTCGCGGCGCCTCTGCTCGGAGCGGCGGTCCTGCTGTGCGGCGGGCGCCGCCTCGACCGGACCGGCCACTGGCTGGGCACCCTGCTCGCCGCCGCGTCCTTCGTCGTCGGTGCGGTGCTGTTCGTCGACATGCTCGGCAAGGGCGGGGAGGAACGCGCCCTGCACCAGAAGTTGTTCAGCTGGGTCCCCGTCGAGGGCTTCCAGGCGGACATCGCCTTCCAGCTCGACCAGCTGTCGATGACCTTCGTCCTGCTGATCACCGGTGTGGGCACCCTGATCCACATCTACTCGATCGGTTACATGGAGCACGACGAGCGGCGCCGCCGCTTCTTCGGCTACCTGAACCTGTTCCTCGCGGCGATGCTCCTGCTGGTCCTCGCCGACAACTACCTGCTGCTGTACATGGGCTGGGAGGGCGTCGGTCTCGCGTCCTACCTGCTCATCGGTTTCTGGCAGCACAAGCCGAGCGCGGCGACCGCGGCGAAGAAGGCGTTCCTCGTCAACCGCGTCGGCGACATGGGCCTGTCGATCGCGATCATGCTGATGTTCACCACCTTCGGCACCTTCGCGTTCGGCCCGGTGCTGGGGGCGACCGGGGAGACCAGCGAGGGCATGCTGACGGCGATCGGCCTGATGCTGCTGCTCGCCGCGTGCGGCAAGTCGGCCCAGGTGCCGCTGCAGTCCTGGCTCGGGGACGCGATGGAGGGCCCGACCCCCGTCTCCGCCCTGATCCACGCGGCCACCATGGTCACCGCCGGTGTCTACCTCATCGTCCGCTCCGGCGCGATCTTCAACGCCGCCCCGGACGCCCAGCTCGCCGTCGTCATCGTCGGCGCGGTCACGCTGCTCTTCGGTGCGATCGTCGGTTGCGCGAAGGACGACATCAAGAAGGCGCTGGCCGGTTCGACGATGTCGCAGATCGGCTACATGGTGCTCGCGGCCGGCCTCGGCCCGATCGGTTACGCCTTCGCGATCATGCACCTGGTGACGCACGGCTTCTTCAAGGCCGGGCTCTTCCTCGGTGCCGGCTCGGTCATGCACGGCATGAACGACGAGGTGGACATGAGGAGGTACGGCGGTCTTCGGAAGTACATGCCGATCACCTTCGTCACGTTCGGTCTCGGCTACCTGGCGATCATCGGCTTCCCCGGCCTGTCCGGCTTCTGGTCCAAGGACAAGATCATCGAGGCGGCGTTCGCCTACGACGACGGGATCCGCGGCTGGATCTTCGGTGGGGTCGCGCTGCTCGGCGCGGGCATCACCGCGTTCTACATGACGCGCGTGATGATCATGACCTTCTTCGGTGAGAAGCGCTGGCAGCCGGCGCCCGACCCGGAGAAGGACGCGAGCGTCGAGCCGGGCGTCGAGGTGACCCCCGGTGAGATGCCGCACCCGCACGAGTCGCCCAAGTCGATGACGATCCCCATGATCGTGCTCGCCTTCGGGTCGGTCTTCGCCGGAGCGTTCTTCTCCATCGGCGACCGGTTCGCCAACTGGCTGGCCCCGGTCACCGAGTTCGAGCACCCGCACCCGGTGATCAGCGTCCCGGCCATCACGACCGCGACCATGGTCGTCCTGCTGGCCGGCGCTCTGATCGCCTACCTGATGTACGGGCGCCGGCCGGTGCCGGTCACCGCACCGCGCGGCTCGCTGCTCACCCGGGCCGCCCGCCGTGACCTGCTCCAGGACGACTTCAACCACGTGGTCCTGGTCCGCGGCGGCGAGCACCTCACCCGGTCCCTGGTCTACGTCGACCACAGCCTGGTCGACGGAGTGGTGAACGGCACGGCCGCCTCGTTCGGCGGGCTCTCCGGCCGGCTGCGCAAGCTGCAGAACGGCTACGCCCGCAGCTACGCGGTCTCGATGTTCGGCGGTACGGCGATCCTGATCGCCGCGACCCTGCTGATGAGGGCGGTCTGA
- the fahA gene encoding fumarylacetoacetase: protein MPEQSPLDLPEGDPFGPHNLPYGVFTTAGEPDRRRLGVRIGNHVLDVGAAAHALGSPYAGLLARPSLDPLLAAGRTTWRDVRRAVTAWVTVPAHRPDIEPLLHPLDAVTMHLPYEVADYVDFYASEHHATNVGRIFRPDGEPLTPNWKHLPIGYHGRSGTVVVSGTDVVRPSGQRKAPTDPAPVFGPSVKLDIEAEVGFLVGTPSEQGKPVALADFRDHVFGLFLLNDWSARDIQAWEYVPLGPFLGKSFATSVAAWVTPLEALDAARTAPPARDAELLPYLDDSAEEEPGGFDVRISVAINGQVVAQPPFDTMYWTAAQQLAHMTVNGASLRTGDLYGSGTVSGPEVNQRGSLLELTWNGRDALELPEGKRTFLEDGDVVTLTAWAPGPDGVRVGLGEVAGRIVPAR, encoded by the coding sequence ATGCCCGAGCAGAGCCCGCTCGATCTCCCCGAGGGCGATCCCTTCGGCCCGCACAACCTTCCGTACGGCGTCTTCACCACGGCCGGCGAACCCGACCGCAGGCGGCTCGGTGTCCGGATCGGGAACCACGTGCTCGACGTCGGCGCCGCCGCGCACGCGCTCGGCTCCCCCTATGCCGGACTGCTGGCCAGACCGAGTCTCGACCCGCTGCTGGCGGCCGGGCGTACGACGTGGCGCGATGTGCGCAGGGCCGTCACCGCCTGGGTCACGGTGCCGGCGCACCGGCCCGACATAGAGCCGCTGCTGCACCCGCTGGACGCCGTGACGATGCACCTCCCGTACGAGGTGGCGGACTACGTCGACTTCTACGCGAGCGAGCACCACGCCACCAACGTGGGCCGGATCTTCCGCCCCGACGGCGAGCCGCTGACGCCCAACTGGAAGCATCTGCCGATCGGTTACCACGGCAGGTCCGGCACGGTCGTCGTCTCCGGCACCGACGTCGTACGCCCCTCGGGACAGCGCAAGGCGCCCACCGACCCCGCGCCCGTCTTCGGCCCCTCCGTGAAGCTCGACATCGAGGCCGAGGTCGGCTTCCTCGTCGGTACGCCCTCGGAGCAGGGGAAGCCGGTGGCCCTGGCGGACTTCCGTGACCACGTCTTCGGCCTCTTCCTGCTCAACGACTGGTCGGCGCGCGACATCCAGGCCTGGGAGTACGTGCCGCTCGGCCCGTTCCTCGGCAAGTCCTTCGCCACGTCCGTCGCCGCCTGGGTGACCCCGCTGGAGGCACTGGACGCGGCAAGGACCGCCCCGCCCGCCCGCGACGCCGAGCTGCTGCCCTACCTCGACGACTCGGCGGAGGAGGAGCCGGGCGGGTTCGACGTACGGATCTCCGTGGCGATCAACGGCCAGGTCGTCGCGCAGCCGCCGTTCGACACCATGTACTGGACGGCCGCCCAGCAGCTGGCCCATATGACGGTCAACGGCGCCTCTCTCCGGACGGGCGACCTCTACGGCTCCGGCACCGTCAGCGGCCCCGAGGTGAACCAGCGCGGTTCGCTGCTCGAGCTCACCTGGAACGGCCGCGACGCCCTCGAACTCCCGGAGGGCAAGCGGACGTTCCTCGAGGACGGCGACGTGGTCACGCTGACCGCCTGGGCCCCGGGCCCGGACGGTGTACGGGTCGGGCTCGGCGAGGTCGCGGGACGCATCGTCCCGGCGCGCTGA
- a CDS encoding NADH-quinone oxidoreductase subunit J, translated as MNTLAASVTSTGEAVQFWVLGTIAVIGALCTILMKRAVHSALCLAGTMIILAVFYLANGAYFLGVVQIVVYTGAIMMLFLFVVMLVGVTAADSLKETLKGQRWLAAACGLGFGILLIAGIGNASLKNFNGLGAANSAHGGNVEGLAALIFTKYVFAFEITGALLITAAVGAMVLTHRERTERAKTQRELAEQRVREGKHLPPLPAPGVYARHNAVDIAGLLPDGTPSELTVNRTLRDRGQIRDVSTEALDDLKALEQRSEQRLGRDKDARDRDGQEAKR; from the coding sequence ATGAACACGCTCGCCGCATCCGTCACCTCCACCGGCGAGGCCGTCCAGTTCTGGGTCCTCGGCACGATCGCCGTGATCGGGGCGCTCTGCACGATCCTGATGAAGCGCGCCGTGCACAGTGCCCTGTGCCTGGCCGGCACGATGATCATCCTCGCGGTGTTCTACCTGGCCAACGGCGCGTACTTCCTGGGCGTCGTCCAGATCGTCGTCTACACCGGCGCGATCATGATGCTGTTCCTCTTCGTCGTCATGCTGGTCGGCGTCACAGCCGCCGACTCGCTCAAGGAGACGCTGAAGGGACAGCGCTGGCTCGCCGCGGCCTGCGGCCTCGGCTTCGGCATCCTGCTGATCGCCGGCATCGGCAATGCCTCCCTGAAGAACTTCAACGGGCTGGGCGCCGCCAACTCCGCGCACGGCGGGAACGTCGAGGGCCTCGCGGCGCTCATCTTCACCAAGTACGTCTTCGCCTTCGAGATCACCGGCGCGCTGCTGATCACCGCGGCCGTCGGCGCGATGGTGCTCACCCACCGGGAGCGCACCGAGCGGGCCAAGACCCAGCGCGAACTCGCCGAGCAGCGCGTACGCGAAGGCAAGCATCTGCCCCCGCTGCCCGCGCCCGGTGTCTACGCCAGGCACAACGCGGTGGACATCGCCGGTCTGCTGCCGGACGGCACCCCGTCCGAGCTCACCGTCAACAGGACGCTGCGCGACCGCGGTCAGATCCGGGACGTCTCCACGGAGGCGCTCGACGACCTCAAGGCCCTGGAGCAGCGCTCCGAGCAGCGCCTCGGACGTGACAAGGACGCCCGGGACCGGGACGGACAGGAGGCCAAGCGGTGA
- a CDS encoding NADH-quinone oxidoreductase subunit M, which translates to MSFPILTATAVLPAVGAIVTAAVPAARRTVAKWVALLFSLATLVMAAIVLVRFEPGGDRYQLTESHAWIADFGVRYELGVDGIGVVMVALTALLIPFVILAGWHDADPLESKSSRWRPTQGFFALILMVEAMVVLSFEATDVFLFYILFEAMLIPMYFLIGGFGDRAHSGTDENAAAQRSYAAVKFLLYNLAGGLIMLAAVIGLYVVAGSFSLSEIAEARASGSLEMATTTERLLFLGFFFAFAIKAPLWPLHTWLPNAMGEATAPVAVLITAVVDKVGTFAMLRFCLQLFPEASKWATPAIIVLALVSIVYGALLAVGQRDIKRLIAYASVSHFGFIILGIFAMTSQGQSGATLYMVNHGLSTAALMLVAGFLISRRGSRLIADYGGVQKVAPVLAGTFLIGGLATLSLPGLAPFVSEFLVLVGTFAAYPVAGIIATFGIVLAALYTLVLYQRTMTGPVKAEVRTMPDLRVRELAVVAPLIALLLFLGVFPKPLTEIIDPAVEHTMSDVQKQDPRPDVEAAK; encoded by the coding sequence ATGTCCTTCCCGATCCTGACGGCCACGGCGGTGCTCCCGGCGGTGGGCGCCATCGTCACCGCCGCCGTCCCCGCCGCGCGCAGGACCGTCGCCAAATGGGTGGCCCTGCTCTTCTCGCTCGCCACGCTGGTCATGGCCGCGATCGTGCTCGTACGGTTCGAGCCCGGCGGTGACCGGTACCAGCTCACCGAATCACACGCCTGGATCGCCGACTTCGGCGTCCGCTACGAACTCGGCGTGGACGGCATCGGGGTCGTGATGGTGGCGCTCACCGCGCTGCTGATCCCGTTCGTCATCCTCGCGGGCTGGCACGACGCCGACCCCCTGGAGAGCAAGTCGTCACGCTGGCGGCCCACTCAGGGCTTCTTCGCCCTGATCCTCATGGTCGAGGCGATGGTGGTCCTGTCCTTCGAGGCCACCGACGTCTTCCTCTTCTACATCCTGTTCGAAGCCATGCTCATCCCGATGTACTTCCTCATCGGCGGCTTCGGCGATCGCGCCCACTCCGGCACCGACGAGAACGCCGCCGCCCAGCGGTCGTACGCGGCGGTCAAGTTCCTGCTGTACAACCTGGCCGGCGGCCTGATCATGCTCGCCGCCGTCATCGGGTTGTACGTGGTGGCGGGCAGCTTCTCCCTCTCCGAGATCGCGGAGGCCAGGGCGAGCGGCTCGCTGGAGATGGCGACCACCACCGAACGGCTGCTGTTCCTCGGCTTCTTCTTCGCCTTCGCGATCAAGGCGCCGCTGTGGCCGCTGCACACCTGGCTTCCGAACGCCATGGGCGAGGCGACGGCCCCCGTCGCCGTGCTCATCACGGCGGTCGTCGACAAGGTCGGCACCTTCGCGATGCTGCGGTTCTGTCTCCAGCTCTTCCCGGAGGCGTCGAAGTGGGCGACCCCGGCGATCATCGTGCTGGCGCTGGTCAGCATCGTCTACGGCGCGCTGCTCGCGGTCGGCCAGCGCGACATCAAGCGCCTGATCGCCTACGCGTCGGTCTCGCACTTCGGCTTCATCATCCTCGGCATCTTCGCCATGACCAGCCAGGGCCAGTCGGGCGCGACGCTCTACATGGTCAACCACGGCCTGTCCACGGCGGCGCTGATGCTGGTGGCCGGCTTCCTCATCTCGCGGCGCGGTTCGCGGCTCATCGCCGACTACGGCGGTGTGCAGAAGGTCGCCCCGGTGCTCGCCGGCACGTTCCTGATCGGCGGGCTGGCCACGCTCTCGCTGCCGGGACTCGCACCGTTCGTCAGTGAATTCCTGGTCCTGGTCGGCACGTTCGCCGCCTATCCGGTGGCCGGGATCATCGCGACCTTCGGCATCGTGCTCGCCGCGCTCTACACCCTCGTCCTCTACCAGCGGACGATGACCGGCCCGGTGAAGGCCGAGGTGCGCACGATGCCGGACCTCAGGGTGCGTGAACTGGCGGTGGTCGCCCCGCTGATCGCCCTGCTGCTCTTCCTCGGCGTCTTCCCGAAGCCGCTGACGGAGATCATCGACCCGGCCGTGGAGCACACGATGTCCGACGTACAGAAGCAGGACCCCCGGCCCGATGTGGAGGCGGCCAAGTGA
- the nuoN gene encoding NADH-quinone oxidoreductase subunit NuoN: MSATAVHSLWTTAAEVEPLGKIPTPHIEYAQLAPALIVVGAAVLGILVEAFVPRRARYYTQLFLTTVALAAAFAAVVGLAAGGYGTTEKQIAAMGAIAVDGPALFLQGTILLASLVSVFTFAERRLDPAAHGNRIDSFAAEAAAVPGSEHEKAAVKAGFTTTEVFPLVLFAITGMLVFPAANDLLTLFIALEVFSLPLYLLCAVARRKRLMSQEAAVKYFLLGAFSSAFLLFGIALVYGYAGSVSYGRIADVVEGSVRTIDPALADTMGNDALLLIGGALILMGLLFKVGAVPFHMWTPDVYQGAPTPVTGFMAAATKVAAFGALLRLLYVVLPGLAWDWQPVMWAIAIVTMLGGAIVAITQTDIKRLLAYSSIAHAGFILAGVIATTPEGISSVLFYLLAYSFVTIGAFAVVTLVRDAGGEATHLSKWAGLGRRSPLVAAVFAVFLLAFAGIPLTSGFAGKFAVFKAAAEGGAGALVVVGVISSAIAAFFYIRVIVLMFFSEPKPEGPTVAVPSPLTMTTIGVGVAVTLVLGLAPQYFLDLASQAGVFVR; encoded by the coding sequence GTGAGCGCTACAGCTGTCCACAGCCTGTGGACAACGGCGGCGGAGGTCGAGCCCCTCGGCAAGATCCCCACGCCCCACATCGAGTACGCACAACTGGCGCCCGCGCTGATCGTCGTCGGCGCGGCCGTCCTGGGCATCCTGGTGGAGGCGTTCGTCCCGCGCAGGGCCCGCTACTACACCCAGCTGTTCCTCACGACCGTCGCGCTCGCGGCCGCCTTCGCGGCGGTCGTCGGGCTCGCCGCGGGCGGGTACGGCACCACCGAGAAGCAGATCGCGGCGATGGGCGCCATCGCCGTCGACGGCCCGGCGCTGTTCCTTCAGGGCACCATCCTGCTGGCCTCGTTGGTGTCGGTGTTCACCTTCGCCGAACGCCGGCTCGACCCGGCGGCGCACGGCAACCGCATCGACTCGTTCGCCGCGGAGGCCGCCGCCGTACCGGGCAGCGAGCACGAGAAGGCCGCGGTCAAGGCGGGGTTCACCACCACAGAGGTGTTCCCGCTCGTGCTGTTCGCGATCACCGGCATGCTGGTCTTCCCGGCCGCCAACGATCTGCTGACGCTGTTCATCGCCCTCGAGGTGTTCTCCCTCCCGCTGTACCTCCTGTGCGCCGTGGCCCGCCGCAAGCGGCTCATGTCGCAGGAGGCGGCGGTGAAGTACTTCCTGCTGGGCGCGTTCTCCTCCGCGTTCCTGCTCTTCGGCATCGCTCTGGTCTACGGCTACGCGGGCTCCGTCTCGTACGGCCGGATCGCGGACGTCGTCGAGGGCAGCGTGCGCACCATCGACCCGGCGCTCGCCGACACCATGGGCAACGACGCGCTGCTGCTGATCGGCGGCGCGCTGATCCTGATGGGCCTGCTGTTCAAGGTCGGTGCGGTGCCGTTCCACATGTGGACGCCGGACGTCTACCAGGGCGCGCCGACCCCGGTCACCGGCTTCATGGCCGCGGCCACCAAGGTCGCCGCCTTCGGTGCGCTGCTGCGGCTGCTGTACGTGGTGCTGCCGGGCCTCGCCTGGGACTGGCAGCCGGTCATGTGGGCGATCGCCATCGTCACCATGCTCGGCGGTGCGATCGTCGCGATCACGCAGACCGACATCAAGCGGCTGCTGGCGTACTCGTCGATCGCCCACGCCGGTTTCATCCTCGCCGGTGTCATCGCCACGACTCCCGAGGGCATCTCGTCCGTCCTCTTCTACCTGCTGGCCTACTCCTTCGTGACGATCGGCGCGTTCGCGGTCGTCACCCTGGTCCGTGACGCGGGCGGCGAGGCCACGCACCTGTCCAAGTGGGCGGGGCTGGGGCGGCGTTCACCGCTGGTGGCCGCCGTCTTCGCGGTGTTCCTGCTGGCCTTCGCGGGCATTCCGCTGACCTCCGGTTTCGCGGGCAAGTTCGCGGTCTTCAAGGCGGCGGCGGAGGGCGGCGCCGGGGCGCTGGTCGTGGTCGGTGTGATCTCGTCGGCGATCGCCGCGTTCTTCTACATCCGGGTCATCGTGCTGATGTTCTTCAGCGAGCCGAAGCCTGAGGGCCCGACGGTGGCGGTGCCGTCGCCGCTGACGATGACGACGATCGGGGTCGGCGTTGCGGTCACGCTCGTCCTCGGTCTCGCCCCGCAGTACTTCCTGGATCTGGCGAGCCAGGCGGGCGTGTTCGTCCGCTGA
- a CDS encoding carbohydrate-binding protein, with translation MDGATGTTGEHPEDITTEDSPARHPSRKTVLRAALAASVAAPIGLMGVPASARTASATGEAPALTPECDDGDDPTPPQMEGPYFKPSSPRRSSLLEPGTPGSRLTVTGHVFGLACLPLSGVLLDFWQADVNGAYDNVGFRFRGHQFTDARGVFSLTTIVPGLYPGRTRHLHVKVQAPGRPVLTTQLYFPNEPRNTTDALFDPRLLMTVRDSGGAREAAFDFVLNVPQTPGPGPTEGPTTPPPGGTWAAGTTYAPGARVTYGGVTYVCLQGHAAQPGWEPPSVPALWRAE, from the coding sequence ATGGACGGCGCCACCGGCACGACCGGAGAACACCCCGAGGACATCACCACAGAAGACTCACCGGCCCGGCACCCGAGCCGCAAGACGGTGCTGCGCGCGGCGCTCGCCGCGTCCGTGGCGGCGCCGATCGGCCTCATGGGCGTGCCGGCGTCGGCACGCACCGCGTCGGCGACCGGCGAGGCCCCCGCCCTCACTCCGGAGTGCGACGACGGCGACGACCCGACGCCGCCGCAGATGGAGGGCCCCTACTTCAAGCCCAGCTCGCCGAGGCGGTCCTCACTGCTGGAGCCAGGCACCCCGGGCTCGCGGCTGACCGTGACCGGCCATGTCTTCGGGCTGGCCTGCCTCCCGCTGAGCGGCGTCCTGCTCGACTTCTGGCAGGCCGACGTCAACGGCGCCTACGACAACGTGGGCTTCCGCTTCCGTGGGCACCAGTTCACCGACGCCCGGGGCGTGTTCTCCCTCACCACGATCGTGCCGGGCCTGTACCCGGGCCGCACCCGGCACCTCCACGTCAAGGTGCAGGCCCCCGGCCGCCCCGTACTGACCACCCAGCTCTATTTCCCGAACGAGCCCCGCAACACCACCGACGCGCTGTTCGACCCGCGGCTGCTGATGACCGTGCGCGACAGCGGCGGCGCGCGGGAGGCGGCCTTCGACTTCGTGCTGAACGTGCCGCAGACCCCGGGCCCGGGCCCCACCGAGGGGCCGACCACACCTCCGCCCGGCGGCACATGGGCCGCGGGCACGACGTACGCGCCGGGTGCCCGCGTGACCTATGGAGGCGTCACCTACGTGTGTCTCCAGGGGCACGCGGCCCAGCCCGGCTGGGAGCCACCGTCGGTCCCGGCGCTCTGGCGGGCCGAGTGA
- the nuoI gene encoding NADH-quinone oxidoreductase subunit NuoI, with translation MTVMVLGTERRLTVSEESKREESGGKESESTFLNPVAGFGVTFKAMFKKRLTEQYPEQQKVTAPRFHGRHQLNRHPDGLEKCVGCELCAWACPADAIYVEGADNTEEERYSPGERYGRVYQINYARCILCGLCIEACPTRALTMTNEFELADSSRENLIYTKEQLLAGLEEGMVDSPHVIYPGMDEQDYYRGLVTEAAPGTVQQAAVSKDQPPQEGESSFGEDEPASKKVIGA, from the coding sequence ATGACAGTGATGGTCCTCGGGACGGAAAGGAGGCTGACGGTGTCTGAGGAATCAAAGCGCGAGGAATCCGGTGGCAAGGAATCCGAGAGCACGTTCCTGAATCCGGTTGCCGGCTTCGGCGTGACCTTCAAGGCCATGTTCAAGAAGCGGCTGACCGAGCAGTACCCGGAGCAGCAGAAGGTCACGGCGCCGCGCTTCCACGGCCGGCACCAGCTCAACCGTCATCCGGACGGACTCGAGAAGTGCGTCGGGTGCGAGTTGTGCGCCTGGGCCTGCCCGGCGGACGCGATCTATGTGGAGGGCGCGGACAACACCGAGGAGGAGCGCTACTCCCCTGGTGAGCGGTACGGCCGCGTCTACCAGATCAACTACGCCCGCTGCATCCTGTGCGGTCTGTGCATCGAGGCATGTCCGACCCGCGCCCTGACGATGACGAACGAGTTCGAACTCGCCGACTCGAGCCGCGAGAACCTCATCTACACCAAGGAGCAGCTGCTCGCCGGTCTGGAAGAGGGCATGGTCGACTCGCCGCACGTGATCTACCCCGGCATGGACGAACAGGACTACTACCGGGGCCTGGTCACCGAGGCCGCCCCCGGCACGGTCCAGCAGGCCGCCGTCTCCAAGGACCAGCCGCCGCAGGAGGGCGAGTCGAGCTTCGGCGAGGACGAGCCCGCCTCGAAGAAGGTGATCGGCGCATGA
- the nuoK gene encoding NADH-quinone oxidoreductase subunit NuoK, whose protein sequence is MNPVNYLYLAALLFTIGAAGVLIRRNAIVVFMCVELMLNACNLAFVAFSRMHGNLDGQIIAFFTMVVAAAEVVVGLAIIVSLFRSRHSASVDDASLMKL, encoded by the coding sequence GTGAATCCGGTCAACTACCTCTATCTCGCCGCCCTGCTGTTCACCATCGGTGCGGCGGGTGTCCTGATCCGGCGGAACGCGATCGTGGTGTTCATGTGCGTCGAGCTGATGCTCAACGCCTGCAACCTCGCGTTCGTCGCCTTCTCCCGTATGCACGGCAATCTCGACGGCCAGATCATCGCGTTCTTCACGATGGTCGTCGCCGCGGCGGAGGTCGTGGTCGGGCTCGCGATCATCGTGTCGCTGTTCCGCTCCCGCCACTCGGCCTCGGTCGACGACGCCAGCCTGATGAAGCTGTAA